A stretch of Lactuca sativa cultivar Salinas chromosome 6, Lsat_Salinas_v11, whole genome shotgun sequence DNA encodes these proteins:
- the LOC128126853 gene encoding L10-interacting MYB domain-containing protein-like has protein sequence MAMAQKRPRINWKQIEGVEKTFLEACIHEITTYGREGSSLKASSWKNVAERLKTEYNFVVDQKQMKNRYDYLKAKFGAWLKLKNKTGNVYNPITNTFNMEEDEWQLEIKLNKMVETLRTSPLVYPDLCVQLFDGSAATGIHGWGPSSTLPHPSHDSPDINLSDFDGINVTHMESMTSPESPNEGTSSVSKNKGGKGKEKQQLMPRSLKLVMKLAKLQGC, from the exons atggcaatggcACAAAAAAGGCCTAGAATTAATTGGAAACAAATAGAAGGTGTGGAAAAAACATTCCTTGAAGCTTGTATTCATGAAATTACAACTTACGGACGTGAAGGGAGTAGTTTAAAAGCAAGCTCATGGAAGAATGTAGCTGAAAGATTGAAAACAGAATACAATTTTGTAGTTGATCAAAAGCAAATGAAAAACAGATACGACTACCTAAAAGCAAAGTTTGGTGCTTGGttgaaattaaaaaacaaaacagGCAACGTTTATAACCCTATAACTAACACGTTTAACATGGAAGAAGACGAATGGCAACTAGAGATCAAG TTGAACAAAATGGTAGAAACATTGAGAACTTCTCCACTAGTGTACCCTGATCTTTGTGTTCAGTTGTTCGATGGGTCGGCTGCAACTGGCATTCATGGATGGGGGCCATCTTCTACACTTCCTCACCCTTCTCATGACTCGCCGGACATTAATTTAAGTGACTTTGATGGTATCAATGTAACTCACATGGAAAGTATGACTTCACCCGAAAGTCcaaatgaaggaacctctagtGTTTCCAAAAACAAAGGCGGTAAAGGAAAGGAAAAGCAACAATTAATGCCAAGATCATTGAAGTTGGTGATGAAATTAGCAAAGTTGCAAGGATGTTAG